The following are encoded in a window of Staphylospora marina genomic DNA:
- the mraZ gene encoding division/cell wall cluster transcriptional repressor MraZ, translating to MFMGEFRHAIDEKGRLIVPAKFRDGLGGTFVITRGLDHCLFVYPLSEWNRLEQKFKALPFTRADARKFTRFFFSGACEAETDKQGRVLIPANLREYAGLKKECVIIGVSTRVEIWCKERWEEYCAESEESFAEIAESLVDLDLELT from the coding sequence ATGTTCATGGGCGAATTCCGGCACGCGATCGATGAAAAAGGTCGGCTGATCGTGCCGGCGAAATTCCGTGACGGGCTTGGCGGGACTTTCGTCATCACCCGCGGCTTGGATCATTGCCTGTTCGTCTACCCCCTTTCCGAATGGAACCGGCTGGAACAGAAATTCAAGGCGCTTCCTTTCACCCGGGCGGATGCCCGGAAATTTACCCGATTCTTCTTCTCCGGTGCATGCGAAGCGGAAACGGACAAACAGGGCAGGGTGCTGATCCCCGCCAACCTGCGTGAATATGCCGGATTGAAGAAGGAGTGCGTGATCATCGGCGTTTCCACGAGAGTGGAGATCTGGTGCAAAGAGCGCTGGGAAGAATACTGCGCCGAATCGGAGGAATCATTCGCGGAAA